Genomic window (Ostrinia nubilalis chromosome 20, ilOstNubi1.1, whole genome shotgun sequence):
GCGCAAGTCGTCGTCCGGCTCTtgctctattttaattttaacagccACGCGCGTCACCGTTATATCCACTGGGCCATTTAAAGAATGAATCATTAACCAAAGATTTATATCGCTGAAAGAATGATTACACAACCGCAAACCAAAAGGAAAATTATTGGACATGTGTAAATAatgaatgaaatattatttggcTGATAAAGCTCTCATCGGCTAATGGTGGTTTCGTTTGGCTATTTATTTTCTTAGGAATTATTAGCTGCAAGCTCTCTTGGCTTGCGCTAGAAAATTTTATGCGCTCATGAATTATTAGGGAACACGAAACCAGCGATTAccgtaaaaaaaactaattatagTCTAGTAAAGTTTAATGTCTAATACCACAACACGCGTAATGTGTtaaaactataaatatttatctaattaACTGAGAATCCGATCTCAAATTCTTCATGATGTTGACCCTAAATGAACGTATTTTGTTGATAAGTGCACGCATGCGTAAATATAGCTCGGATTAATCTTATCACTAGCTGGCTTTTTGCCCGGAATGCAAAAGATTTCATTGGACGACCAAGTAAGCAGTAAATACTTTACATAAACATTTtcgcatattatttttttaccaaaacCCTCCGGTGTTGTCAAGAGAATTGGGTTTTGGATAATAGGTTTCATTGATACCTAACTAGATAAAGATTTTAACAAATGGCAAGTGAACGAAATAAATAGAACCCAATCGACTGAAAAATCATGATCTTATACTCAAAACAATGGCTTTTGTGTTCACAGATTCCGCAGAAAAAAACGACAGTAGTGAAGTAAGTATAGATGACGACACGACTGAAACGCAATCAGCAGAAGATGGAGGCGAAGCAGCAGACAGCAAAGAGGACGACGCACCGTCAGTGGAGGTGGCCGACGAGCCCTACGTGGCACAGGGCTCGGTCGAAAACTTAGAAGCCGCCGCGGATTCCAAAGAAGACGCGACCGAAGAGAAGGGAGATGACAGCGCTGAACAACAAGACGGAGACAGCAAACAGGACGACGGAGACAGCAAGGAAGATGCATCCGCTGATGAACAAGCAGCCGAACAAGGTAAAGTTCCAACGATTTCTACACTAAATGCATAAAATGAACAACTAAAGGAAAAATCTTCGAAACTAAGAAGTGTTTAGATATTTGTTTACAACGTAGAATCAATTTCACTGAAATTCtggtttcaaaatattttatgacctAACAAGTTCCATATTGTTTTCAGAAAGTGGAGAAGATAAGGAAGATAAAGACGAAACCAAAGAAAATGAAACAAACGAAAGTGAAGAGGTGAAGGAAGGCGAAGATGAGGATGACAACAGCAAAGAACAAGTAAGCGATAAAGATGACGATGACAGCAAAGAAGCGGATCAAGAAACCACTGAGGACGATAAATCTGAGGAGGCGTCAGATGCATCGGCAGAGGCTAAGGACGGTGATGACGACGATAAGACAAAGGAAGAAGACGATGGATCTCAAGAAAAGGCTGAATCTCAAGAAGACAATGAAACCACTGAAGACGGCGCTGACTCCCAAGAAGTAAAGGAATCTGAATCTAAGGAGGAAGATGACAAACAAGAATCGGCTGAGGATAAAGATGATTCTAAAGAACAGGAAGACGACGATCAATCCGCTGAAGCTGCTTCTGAAGGAGGGGTAGATGATAAGTCTGAAGAAGATACAAAGGAAGACGCTAAGGAAGAGAGCAAGGAAGAAAGCAAGGAAGAGGGCAAAGATGACAGCAAGGAAGAAAGTAAGGAAGAAGAAGGTGAAAAATCTGAAGAAGAAACCGTAAAAGAAGGTGAATCTGAAACGGAAGAAGCTGCAAGCTCAGAAGCTGCTGAAGGCCAAGAGGAGGAAAGTGAGGCCGAGGAAGAGGCGGAATCTGGAACTGCTGAAGAGAAATCTGACGAGGAAGCGGAATCTGAAGCAGAAGAAACTCCTGAAGATGACTTACTAAAAGTGAGTTTTCTTATCAGATGATATCACTAACTTAGGCAAATAAGTCTGGTTCTAATCACGAAATAATGGCAACGCATGCATAATTAGTTTAATTCTGACGCCATCCAATTTCTGTTTAGCTGTAATTtagttttttagggttccgtagtcctgtcaaggaacccttatagtttcgtcatGTGTGTCTGTCCGTCTGaggttttttattaattaaaacacaaTAAGTAAAATTAACGCATCAACTACCTCTGACTTATTATCCACTTATTGTTATTTCAGACTGGAGAAATCCCCGAAAATCTACGGTCTCGCCAGCACATTAACCAAATCCTCAGGTTAGATGAGGAAGCTAGCGAGGCAAAAATCATCGTCGAAAAGTCGGCTGACATAGTTCTTAGGGACTTGAAGAAGCTCTACGAAAACTCTATCAAGCCATTGGAAGCGCTGTACAAGTACAGAGATCTGAGCAACCGACACTTCGGCGACCCTGAAATCTTCTCAAAACCTTTAGTTCTCTTTATGGGACCATGGAGTGGAGGCAAATCTAGCATTCTCAATTACTTGACTGGACTAGAGTTCACAGAATGGTCTCTAAGAACAGGTCAGTAATCAACACTATTATTATCactttaaaaatgatatttttcgtTGTTTAGACTGCTTTCAGAAAAGTCATTGTAATTCATTTCAGGTGCTGAGCCTTCTCCagcttatttcaatattttgatGCACGGTAAAAACCCTGAAGTTTTGGATGGCACTCAACTGGCGGCTGACTGGACTTTCTCGGGGCTGCAAAAGTTCGGACAAGGCCTGGAAGAGCGTCTTAGGGGACTGAGGTACCCCAGCAAGATTTTAGAAAAGGTACTTACATAATCGACTTTATAACATTTTTCTCCACACTGTTGTTATACGACACAatgctaatttatttaaatctacGATATGTGAGAACTGTAAGATAAGTTCCAAATGGGTGCCCTcttagacgcataacatttttcatcataatttagtttggtataacagtatttgcataaagttttttcgcataaactttgatatgcatagttttctaaatgcataatggtttcttaggcataataataactttctctaattttcaataccataatttaaataatcataaatgtaaagaacataatttttatatacataaagtttgtttttaataaaatactataaacataatttaattatttataacatttaaagtcataaatattgtctataagagcaaccaacattgaagagtaataattatgtatttgtgatgttgcgaacgatcctccttccacctttatactctttcggcctatagatttgcaaaaactaaattctctgtatcattgtcatttttgttcttaatttttgacctgtttcttagagacctgtatctattataacgcacatattatacagtccacatttcttttacaacattaagcttgcttggtctgaaattatgttgatcccgactggccgtggtctcttccacgtggtactagtctgccctatactagagtgtaatttaaaagccggaggcgcggagggagtgcggtcctcgctcgctgtaacatatatccggcagccgtgcgagctggagcggctgaggctggtcgccgaaggcgaccagcaagccgaagctgcggaagcgagcatggcatgccgggtatatgttacgccagagcggaaggaccgcacttcccgcagcgccggagataaggcaatcctaatgcttgcttgcatgcttgcttgcttgcatgcttgcttgcttgcatgcttgcttgcttgcatgcttgcatgcatgcttccttgctgcttgcttgcatgcttgcttgctgcttgcttgcatgcttgcgtgcttgctgcttgcttgcatgcttgcttgcatgcttgcttgctgcttgcttgctgcttgcttccaggcttgcttgtttgcatccttgcttgcatgcatgcttacatgcttccttgcagcttgcttgcatgcttgctgtttgattgcatgcttgctgcttgcttgcatgcttatttgcatgcttgcttgtctatttatatttgttaacttataacatttttatatttcatatttgttaaaattatggtattttgtatattatgaatgataatatttatggcattggtttagatgccaataaatgttatgcctagaaatcgttattaaaaaaacgagtatacagaaaaaatatatactaaaatattattataataaaagtggttatggcaaaaaaaatatgccttatgaattattctgtatgaacgttatgcgaaatgatgagtatgccaaaaaactttatgcactcttaaattatgacaatattttttatgcaaccgaatatggacccgttCCAAATGAGTAATCAGGAACTTCATCTTCGTTTCAGCAAGTGGTAAATAGGTCCTAAGGAAGGGCTAGCTGATAATGACGTTTACAATTTTCAGGTAAACATTGTTGAAATTCCCGGAATACTGGAAGTGAGGAAGCAAGTGTCCAGAGTGTTCCCCTTCAACGACGCTTGCCAGTGGTTCATCGACCGTGCCGACATCATTTTCCTTGTTTACGACCCCTCCAAACTGGACGTCGGCCCTGAAACTGAAGCTATTCTCGACCAGCTCAAGGGCAGGGAGTCTcaggtaaattaaaaataaatagcttACCGAAACGTAAACTGAAACGTATTACTTGCATGCATATACCTAAGAAGTTTAGGATGAAGTTTAAGATCTTTCTGTAACCTTGTTTGTTAAGTAACTTgcatttaagttatttaatgttTGAATCTCTATAACTGTAAGTACTTTATACATGAAATTACCTAATATTAGGTATTGAGCCACATGTAACAAAAAATCAACAAGACAATCGCTTTTGTTAAGCCTATAGCCTTCTTACTCATATAACTCGTGTCAGAGTTTGATAAAAAGTTGACAAATAAATTGTACTCACCCCAAACTCTTAACCTCCAGACACGCATCGTGCTGAACAAAGCGGATACGGTCAAGCCCGAAGAGCTGATGCGCGTCCAAAGCGCTCTGATCTGGAACATCTCACCGCTGATGAGTTCGGCGCAGCCACCAGTGATGTACACGGTGTCGCTGTGGTCGCTGCCGTACGAGCCGGGCGCGCCGCAGCGCCTGCTGCAGGCCCAGGAGCGCGAGCTGCTGCGAGACCTGCGCCAGGCCGTCGACAAGCGCATCGAGAACAAGATCGCCAGCGCTAGGCGGTTTGCGGTGAGTTAGGAATAAACTAGGCTCATGACAATCTTGAACAAAACGCATGGTCCTGCGAGACCTGCTCCATGCCATCGAAAACAAGATCGTCCGTCAGCGCTAGGCGGTTTGCGGTGAGTGTAGAGACTGTAGTAAAATACTAATATggggtattttgcttataaggCCCTTATAATGTTCGGCCGCGTGGTCATACGACGCGGCCGCGGTTTTGTGAGATTACACGATTGGGtaccgccccgggtgccaacccatgctatgCCGCCACTGCCAGAAGCTATGCTTCTATATGATATGAACAGGCACCAAGGTCAATGAAGAATCAGAAGATCGCTGGcaattttattacaaagaaCTTGCAAGTCTTGGGACGTGTGGTGCCTTAAAACTCGAAACTAGCGGCTAATGCCAATATCGATAATTTAgattaaaaaatgtaatgcTGCACCGCACCAGCACTAAGCTAGAGTTTAAGGTAGGTActggatttttaaaatatatttttttgttttcaggtgCGCGTCCGAAATCACGCGAAGATGGTAGACTGCTACCTGACCACATACTACAACCACAAGACCATATTCGGCAATAAGAAACTCATTGCCGACGCCATCATTGAGAACCCTCAAAACTACCACATCTACGAGGGACTCAGTACCCTCACTAACATCTCAAGGTACGTAAACAAATATGAAACTAGGTAATAGTACTTCAAAAGAGCTATAAGTCAGAGAAGATTAGAGTGACAAAGAGAGGAACAATGGTGTTAAGTTAAATGCCAAATGGTTACGATATTTTCCTTGCATAAAAATACAACAGACAGGGAGATTAATCAGTATCTATCTACTATTAgcagttgtggaaatccttgggggaggcctttgtccagcagcggacatcatttggctgaaacgacgacctaGTAGACATCGCTGTAACTATATTTCATTTGTAAATAATCATTGCAGGTACGACTTACCAGACCCGGAGACGTACCGAGACTTCTTCCGTCTCAACCCGCTGTACGAGTTCCAGCAGCTGTCGGCCACGTGCACGTACTTCCGCGGCTGCCCCATCACGCGGCTGGACGTCGCCATCGCCTACGACCTGCCCGAGCTGGTCGGCAAGTACAAGAAGATGGTCGAGACCGCCACCCCCCAGGGCATGCCCAAGAGTTGATGCGAACGAACGAAACCCGCGCCACACTTAACACCCGCTTTTTAATTCTATTGGACACATTTCTTTTGGGCACattttgcatttcttaattgGGCATCCAAACACAACTTTTTTGTTACAACGCATTTTGTATTTATTCGTATTAATTTGCTTAAATATTTGCTTGTTCCTATTTTGCGGTGAGCGACGTGCTGTATGGTTATGTGATTTTCTTCGTGCGTTTATTATAGTGGTGATAGACGGTAAAATGCAAGACATCTTCCAGTTTCCTATTAACACTTTTTATACAACTCAAAAATACGATTTAATCTAGTCATTATGTTAAAGTTTGTTAGTGAAtttgttactttatttattGAAGTTGAGGAGTTCCTACTACATTAGGACTAATCCCATGCTACGCGGTCTCTACCTTACTTCTTTGTTAGTTATAATGAGACAATGTGACtatttaagtaaatataaaataaaattgttgttttatttattcccaacatgtatacctacctaataagcaaggattagttcaaaataaataataaattcaactTACTAtagaaaataaagtaatttgtgcAGTTACTTTATaggtaaaaattattgaaactGGAACAAACATCAAAGTATTCCGAAAAGGCAATATCTTTACTGAATGCTCAAGAAACTCAAGGAGAGAGGGGAGATTATCATGTTGATTCATGAATATCATTATATCTATTTagcaaataaatacaaaatatatcgCTAGAAATGTGAGGAGCTGGCGCTCATCTTATCTTGACACTGGCTAAATGCAGGCCGCACCAATGccttaaaaaaaaagtagttaCTCGTTAATTTGACAGCTTTGACATTTGTGACCAGTGATGTTCTTGATACGGCAATTGCCGTAATATACGGCATTCAGGCATCTTAGGCACCATAAATACGGTATACGGCAGCTCTTTCATTACCGTATCAAAATATACGGCAATTGATTAATgtagagttttatgagtttttcatgagtt
Coding sequences:
- the LOC135081540 gene encoding uncharacterized protein LOC135081540; translation: MWTKRLRLWRFMLCMFFAVSALTIAARADDDVPSESQCRPYIEKALKNLESGDAEPDSAEKNDSSEVSIDDDTTETQSAEDGGEAADSKEDDAPSVEVADEPYVAQGSVENLEAAADSKEDATEEKGDDSAEQQDGDSKQDDGDSKEDASADEQAAEQESGEDKEDKDETKENETNESEEVKEGEDEDDNSKEQVSDKDDDDSKEADQETTEDDKSEEASDASAEAKDGDDDDKTKEEDDGSQEKAESQEDNETTEDGADSQEVKESESKEEDDKQESAEDKDDSKEQEDDDQSAEAASEGGVDDKSEEDTKEDAKEESKEESKEEGKDDSKEESKEEEGEKSEEETVKEGESETEEAASSEAAEGQEEESEAEEEAESGTAEEKSDEEAESEAEETPEDDLLKTGEIPENLRSRQHINQILRLDEEASEAKIIVEKSADIVLRDLKKLYENSIKPLEALYKYRDLSNRHFGDPEIFSKPLVLFMGPWSGGKSSILNYLTGLEFTEWSLRTGAEPSPAYFNILMHGKNPEVLDGTQLAADWTFSGLQKFGQGLEERLRGLRYPSKILEKVNIVEIPGILEVRKQVSRVFPFNDACQWFIDRADIIFLVYDPSKLDVGPETEAILDQLKGRESQTRIVLNKADTVKPEELMRVQSALIWNISPLMSSAQPPVMYTVSLWSLPYEPGAPQRLLQAQERELLRDLRQAVDKRIENKIASARRFAVRVRNHAKMVDCYLTTYYNHKTIFGNKKLIADAIIENPQNYHIYEGLSTLTNISRYDLPDPETYRDFFRLNPLYEFQQLSATCTYFRGCPITRLDVAIAYDLPELVGKYKKMVETATPQGMPKS